A segment of the Methanothermobacter tenebrarum genome:
TAATAGCAACAGACCAATTCATAAAAGAGCACCCAGACCAGCTAAGAAGATTCCTTAAAGTCCACGTAGAGGCCACAGAATACCTCAACACTCACAAGAACGAATCGGCGTCCATAGTAGCTGAAGCCCTTGGAACAGACCCCGCAGTAGAAAAAAGAGCATTCCAGAACATGAAATTCATAGCAGTACCAACAAGCTCATTCATAGACAATGTCATGAAATTCGTTGGAATAGAAAAACAACTAGGCTATATTAAAAAAGACCTTAAAAAAGATGATATCTTCGACCTAAAGTACCTACCATAATCAGATAAGGTGGAAGGACTTTGAAGAAATTCCTCGAATCACTAATCATACCAGTGATACTAATCATAGTCTGGTCAATATTAACATTCACCAACATAGTACCATCATATATTCTGCCAAGCCCATATGAAGTACTCACAGCATTCTATAACCTCATAATAACTGGGGAATTATTTTTACACGCCATGAGCACACTACTGAGAGTTGTCGCAGGATTCAGCGCGGCAGCCATGATCGCAATACCATTAGGGATAGGGATAGGCTGGTCCGAAGCCCTGGAGAGGATTTTCAACCCAATAATCCAAATATTAAGACCCATACCACCACTAGCATGGGTTCCATTCGCCCTGCTCTGGTTCGGCCTCGGGCTTAAAGCAGAAGCTTTCATAATATTCATAGGATCATTCTTCCCAATACTCCTAAATAGCCTAGATGCTGTTAAAGGCGTGGAAAAAGTCCTAATCGAAGCCGCATGCACACTAGGAGCCACAGAAGGACAAGTACTAACAAAGGTCGTCCTACCAGCATCTTCCCCAGGTATACTACTAGGTTTAAGGGTTGGCTTTGGAATAGGATTCATGTGCACAGTAGCCGCTGAGATGATAGCAGCCAAATCAGGCCTAGGATACCTTATCATGGAATCCATGCGCTTACTTGACACAGGCGAAGTCGTGGTGGGCATGCTCACCATAGGCTTAATAGGATTCGCCATCGACCATCTACTCTCAAAACTAGAAGAAAAATACATCCCATGGAGAGGTAAAACCATCTAGGAGTTCAAGCATGACACTAAAAATAGAAGGACTCTCAAAGAAATTCAAAGACAGGCCCATACTCGAAGACATAAACCTAGAAGTAAAAGATGGTGAATTCCTATGCATAGTAGGACCCTCAGGTTGCGGTAAAACTACACTACTACGGATAATCGCCGGCCTAGAAAAACCCACCAAAGGCAGAGTATTTGCTAATGGCAAGCCAGTCAAGGGGCCCGGAGCCGATAGGGGATTCGTATTCCAACAATACACATTATTCCCATGGCGCACAGTACTCGAAAATGTAACATTTGGAATGGAAATTAAAGGATTAGAAAAGAACGAACGGGAAAAAATCGCCATGGAATACCTTAAACTAGTTGGATTGGAAGATTTTAAAGACGCATACCCCTATGAACTTTCAGGGGGTATGAAACAGAGAGTTGCAATAGTAAGGGCCCTTGCAAATAATCCTAAGGTTCTTCTCATGGATGAACCATTCGCAGCCCTTGACATACAAACA
Coding sequences within it:
- a CDS encoding ABC transporter ATP-binding protein translates to MTLKIEGLSKKFKDRPILEDINLEVKDGEFLCIVGPSGCGKTTLLRIIAGLEKPTKGRVFANGKPVKGPGADRGFVFQQYTLFPWRTVLENVTFGMEIKGLEKNEREKIAMEYLKLVGLEDFKDAYPYELSGGMKQRVAIVRALANNPKVLLMDEPFAALDIQTRNLLQKELLYIWEKTNETIIFVTHNVDEAVFLADRIVVLSARPGRILRTFKVEIDRIRDRLSKDFLTLRGEILKILEKEVKLR
- a CDS encoding ABC transporter permease yields the protein MKKFLESLIIPVILIIVWSILTFTNIVPSYILPSPYEVLTAFYNLIITGELFLHAMSTLLRVVAGFSAAAMIAIPLGIGIGWSEALERIFNPIIQILRPIPPLAWVPFALLWFGLGLKAEAFIIFIGSFFPILLNSLDAVKGVEKVLIEAACTLGATEGQVLTKVVLPASSPGILLGLRVGFGIGFMCTVAAEMIAAKSGLGYLIMESMRLLDTGEVVVGMLTIGLIGFAIDHLLSKLEEKYIPWRGKTI